CGACTTTCAAAAAGAAACTACCAGCAATGATGTTGTGACTGTGATTGCGACCAAACCACTGACGGATAATGAAACGTGGCACAAAATGTTGGCAGGACAATGGCAATTGTTTTGTTTAGGAAAACTGGTTGCGGGTGATCTTATTTGTCAAGAAAAAGCGTAAATAATAAAAAGAATGCTACGCAAATATAGGGTCAGTTGATCTTTCGAGATTGTTTTTGCAGTGATTTGTTGGGTATTTATACAAGGCAGAGCCTTTGTAATGTGGTTGTTCCACATAAAAAGGCAATAACGACGTAAAAATGACCAACAAACGCTGTCCGAAGGATTCGGCTAAAAGCGTCTTACTCTTTGTTGAGTAGAATTTGCTTAGAATGACTAGGCTACACACTACTCGCCGCGATTAAGACGCTTTTATCTCGAACAAAATTTAACCGCGAAAGATCAACAGACCCTAATGTTTAGCATTCTTTTAATTAACATCATAAAAGCTCCAAGCGATAAAACGGCTTATCTTCTGTCCTTGAGCCATATCAATGACCTTAATTTGTTTAGCATCAGACTTCTTTAAGCTAAGTTTAAGCTTGGACAAATGATCTTTCTTGGAGACCAAACAGGTAAACCAAAGCACTTGCTTTTGATAAGCCTTACTTTCTTTAATCATCTTACCAATAAAAGCTAGCTCTCCACCTGGACACCAAAGTTCAGCTTTTTGTCCACCAAAATTGAGTGTTTTATCTTGATTTTTTGAAGAATGATTACCTTTATTTAAATTCTTTATTTTACGTGCTGTGCCTTTACTGGCTTCAGCCAATGAACTGTGAAAGGGAGGATTACATATGGTTAAATGATAGAACTCATCTTCAGCTATTATGCCGTTAAATATTTGATTACTGTTGGGTTGTAGTCGACAGTTAATATTTCTATTTAATGATTTATCAGATGAAATAATGTGTTTTGCTACTTTAATTGAAATTGGATCAACATCAGAAGCGACAAAGTGCCAATCATATTCTCTTTGACCTAAAATCGGGTAAATACAACTTGCCCCAGTACCTATGTCTAATACATTGATAGGTGTTTTATTTGGTAGTAAGGTCTTTGGAGTTGCAGCTAACAAATCTTGAAGGTGGTGGATATAATCGACTCTTCCAGGGATAGCTGGGCAAAGATAACCATCAGGTATATCCCAAAATTTCACATGGTATTCGCTTTTTAATAAAGATAAGTTAAGCGCTTTTACAGCTTGGGGATTAGCAAAGTCGATTGTATCTTGATTATTATATTGATTTTTTATAATAAATTGTAATAAACCAGGGTGAGCTTTAACTAAAGCCGTAAAATTATATCCCTGGTTATGGCGATTTTTTTTATGCAAAGTAGGACCGTTGTAATGAAAGAATAATTTAAATAGAAGCTTGTTTAAATATTATTTGGCTTTTGGCCAACTTTAAAATAACCATTACTGGTAAATTGCACCGCTTGTTGGCGTTTTTTACCTAACAATATAGGTCCATCATCCATGAACAAGAAGTTTTTCCAGCATCGTTGGAAGGTAAGCCAGCTTGTTTCAATGACGTTATCTCGAGAGCTACAGTAGTAAACAACGGTATTTTGATCCCAGTCTAAATGGCTTTCTATTAGCTGTGGAAGTGCTTGGTCATTGCTATCCCAAATACCTTCCCATTTTCCTTGCTCTAACCAATTATTGTTATCTGAGGGCCAATCACCTTTTTTGAAAAAATCAGGATGATCTACCTGACGAGAGATAAAGGTGTCCCATACAATATTTGCTCGTTCAATACTCATAGGTTTTATTTTGGCTAAATCATTTTCTGCAATAGGTAAACTTTTATGCTTGAAAATCCAGGCATTTTTTAAACTTTCTAACGGTAGGTAATTCATTAATATTGCTCAAAAAAGGAAACAGCTTAATTATACCCAGCAATAGCCAAATAAAAAAGCGATACATAGCCAAACAGTAAGGAGTTAGCGTTAATAGAGAT
The DNA window shown above is from Colwellia psychrerythraea 34H and carries:
- the rlmF gene encoding 23S rRNA (adenine(1618)-N(6))-methyltransferase RlmF; amino-acid sequence: MHKKNRHNQGYNFTALVKAHPGLLQFIIKNQYNNQDTIDFANPQAVKALNLSLLKSEYHVKFWDIPDGYLCPAIPGRVDYIHHLQDLLAATPKTLLPNKTPINVLDIGTGASCIYPILGQREYDWHFVASDVDPISIKVAKHIISSDKSLNRNINCRLQPNSNQIFNGIIAEDEFYHLTICNPPFHSSLAEASKGTARKIKNLNKGNHSSKNQDKTLNFGGQKAELWCPGGELAFIGKMIKESKAYQKQVLWFTCLVSKKDHLSKLKLSLKKSDAKQIKVIDMAQGQKISRFIAWSFYDVN
- a CDS encoding DUF2947 domain-containing protein; the protein is MNYLPLESLKNAWIFKHKSLPIAENDLAKIKPMSIERANIVWDTFISRQVDHPDFFKKGDWPSDNNNWLEQGKWEGIWDSNDQALPQLIESHLDWDQNTVVYYCSSRDNVIETSWLTFQRCWKNFLFMDDGPILLGKKRQQAVQFTSNGYFKVGQKPNNI